TTGGCGCAGGTCACCGACGAGTTCATCGCCTTTATCCGGGGCCACGAGTCCGACTGGGATTTGGATGTGGCCAGCGAGTTCCTGGTGGTCGCGGCCACCCTGCTGGACCTCAAGGCCGCCCGGCTGCTGCCCGCGGGCGAGGTGGACGACGAGGAGGACCTGGCCCTGCTGGAGGCCCGGGACCTGCTGTTCGCCCGGCTGCTGCAGTACCGCGCGTACAAGCGGGTGGCCGCGGTGTTCGCCGCGCGCATCGCCGCGGAGGGCCGTCGCTATCCGCGCGCGGTCACCCTGGAGGACCCGTTCGCCCAGTTGCTGCCCGAGGTGCTGATCGGTATCGGCCCGGAGGCCTTCGCCGCGCTCGCCGCGAAGGCGATGATCCCCAAGCAGGTGCCGACGGTGTCCGTATCGCACCTGCACGCGCCGGCGGTGAGCGTCCGCGAGCAGGTCGCCATCCTGGTTAGCCGGCTGCGCCGAACAGGCGCGTCCACCTTTCGCGCGTTGATCGCCGACTGCCCGGACACCCTCACCGTGGTCGCCCGCTTCCTCGGCCTGCTCGAGCTGTACCGGGAGGCCGAGGTGGCCTTCGACCAGCTCACCCCCTTCGGTGAGCTGCACGTGCGCTGGACGGGTAGCGCCGAGGGTGACGTGGTGATCACCGACGAGTTCGACGACGCGGCCCCAACCCCGCAGGAGACGACGTGACCGTGACCGATCTGGATGACCTGCAGTCGGACGTAGCGCCGTTGTCCGCCGCCCTGGAGGCGGTGCTGTTGGTGGTGGACACCCCGGTGACCGAGGCCGAATTGGCCGCCGCATGCCAGGTCGGCCCGCAGGAGGTGCGCGACACCCTGCAGGCGCTGGCCGCGGACTACGAACAATCCGGGCGGGGCTTCACGCTGCGACAGGTCGCCGGTGGCTGGCGGTTCTACACCCACCCGGCGTGCGCCCCCGCGGTCGAGCGTTTCGTGCGCGACGGCCAGCAGGCCCGGCTCACCCAGGCCGCGCTGGAGACCCTCGCGGTGGTCGCCTACCGGCAACCGGTCAGCCGGTCGCGGGTGTCCGCGGTGCGTGGGGTGAACGTGGAGGGCGTGATGCGCACGCTGCTCACCCGCGGCCTGGTGGAGGAGGCGGGCACCGAGTCGGAGTCCGGTGCCACGCTGTACCGCACCACCGGGTACTTCCTGGACCGACTCGGCCTGACCAGCCTCGCCGAGCTGCCGGAACTGGCACCGTTCCTGCCCGAAATCGACTCCCTCGCCGATGACGCGGACCTGCCCACGTCATGAGCGAGAGGATCCGTCTGCAAAAGGTGTTGGCCGCGGCCGGGCTGGGCAGCCGACGCGCCTGTGAGGTGTTGATCGAGGCCGGCCGGGTGCAGGTCAACGGGCAGCAGGTTACCGAGCAGGGCGTGCGGGTGGACCCGGACGCCGATGAGATTCGGGTCGACGGCGCCAGGGTGGCCACCAAACACGACACGCAGTATCTGCTGTTCAACAAGCCCCGCGGGGTGGTCTCCACGATGAGCGACCCGGAGGGTCGTCCGTGCCTGGGGGACTACGTCACCGACTTCAGTGAGCGGCTGTTCCACGTCGGCCGGTTGGACACCGACACCGAGGGCCTGATCCTGCTCACCAATGACGGCGAGCTGGCACATCGGATGACCCACCCCTCGTTCGGCCTGGCCAAGACCTACGTCGCCGAAGTGTCCGGGCCGATCGCCCGCGACCTGGGCAAGCGGCTGCGCAAGGGCATCGAGTTGGACGACGGTCCGGCCACCGTGGACAGGTTCCGACTGCTGGATTCCGCACACGGCCGGGCGCTGGTCGAGGTCACCATCCACGAGGGCCGCACGCACATCGTGCGCCGGCTGCTGGAGGCGGTCGGGCACCCGGTGAGCCGGTTGGTGCGCACCGAGATCGGTCCGGTCAGCACCGGCAATTTGGCGCCGGGACGGTTACGCCACCTCACCTCGCACGAGGTCTCCGCGCTGTTCACCGCCTCCGAGGCCGACACCGTAAGGT
This sequence is a window from Sporichthyaceae bacterium. Protein-coding genes within it:
- a CDS encoding segregation/condensation protein A, which gives rise to MNVSAPEAPPTVGAKPGGFEVHLSVFEGPFDLLLGLIAKHKLDITEIALAQVTDEFIAFIRGHESDWDLDVASEFLVVAATLLDLKAARLLPAGEVDDEEDLALLEARDLLFARLLQYRAYKRVAAVFAARIAAEGRRYPRAVTLEDPFAQLLPEVLIGIGPEAFAALAAKAMIPKQVPTVSVSHLHAPAVSVREQVAILVSRLRRTGASTFRALIADCPDTLTVVARFLGLLELYREAEVAFDQLTPFGELHVRWTGSAEGDVVITDEFDDAAPTPQETT
- the scpB gene encoding SMC-Scp complex subunit ScpB produces the protein MTVTDLDDLQSDVAPLSAALEAVLLVVDTPVTEAELAAACQVGPQEVRDTLQALAADYEQSGRGFTLRQVAGGWRFYTHPACAPAVERFVRDGQQARLTQAALETLAVVAYRQPVSRSRVSAVRGVNVEGVMRTLLTRGLVEEAGTESESGATLYRTTGYFLDRLGLTSLAELPELAPFLPEIDSLADDADLPTS
- a CDS encoding pseudouridine synthase, which gives rise to MSERIRLQKVLAAAGLGSRRACEVLIEAGRVQVNGQQVTEQGVRVDPDADEIRVDGARVATKHDTQYLLFNKPRGVVSTMSDPEGRPCLGDYVTDFSERLFHVGRLDTDTEGLILLTNDGELAHRMTHPSFGLAKTYVAEVSGPIARDLGKRLRKGIELDDGPATVDRFRLLDSAHGRALVEVTIHEGRTHIVRRLLEAVGHPVSRLVRTEIGPVSTGNLAPGRLRHLTSHEVSALFTASEADTVR